Genomic DNA from Nomascus leucogenys isolate Asia chromosome 10, Asia_NLE_v1, whole genome shotgun sequence:
atttttactcttTAGTTAAAATTATAAGACCTAATTATGAGTGATCAAATTAAATTCATTGTGGACAGTCTCAATAAGGAGCCCTTTAAGAAGAACTATAATTTAATCACGTTTGATTCCTTGGAGCCAGTGCAACTATTACAAGTTCTCAGTGATGTTCTGGCTGAGATTGACCCAAAGGTaagagttttctctttctttttgatggGTAGCAGAAAGCCAGTTTCTGCCTCTAAATAGCTGTGagtcttgggcaaattatttaacctctctgagccttatttTCCATGTCTGTGAAGTAATAGTAAATGATGCATAACATTTCTCTGCtagctcaaaaataaataatctattagtaccttatttagaaattatttctccACTTCCAGACATAAATAGGTTTGGTTAGGGAATGAAAATTCTTTTACAAAGGTTTTATTGTATTGCAAGTTAGTTCATGTCTCTCATACACTGGTCCATTCCACTGGATGCTTTTTTTGAAGCTTAACATTCTTAATATGAATCTTGATCTGACTTGGGTGTACCCTCACTTGGAATCTGGGGGCCTCCATCCTTAATCTATTTTATGAAGAGACCATTGTGCTGTTAAGCTCTAGCAGAACAATTTTGTCAGTGAGTTTAAATATTGTCCTTTGTTACATATACAACAATAAcatgtttttttcaatttctttgttagcAACTTGTGGATATCAGAGAGGAGATGCCAGAGCAGACAGCCAAACGAATGTTGAGCCTTCTTGGTATTCTTAAGTACAAACCTTCAGGAAATGCCACAGATATGTAAGAATCTGATCAcgtattgagtttttaaaattatgctttaatATCCAAACCTTTATATACTGCAATCAATCTTTTTAGGTAATACCTGGTTTCCCTCATTTGATGGCCTGAGAACATCACTGAgtttcaaaataatcttaaaCCTTCTATAAACAAACTCAGAAGTCTTAAGTGGGTCAGTTCTTTGCCTTAATCAAACAGTCTGGTAAATCCACTATACCATTTTATCCTTTATCTGACATCCTACATAAAAACAGCTTAAACACAACTTCCTTGGATATGCCAAAGATATATTGAGggcctaatttttctaattttctaactGATGTACAGACTGACTTTAGAATAgccttggggccaggcatggtagctcacgcctgtaatcctagcactttgagagtccaaggtgagaggattgcttgagctcaggagttcgagaccagccagggcaacatggcgaaacgctgcctctacaaaaaatacaacaacaaaaaatcagctgggcatggtggtcggtgcctctagtcccagctacttgggaggctaaggtgggaggatcatctgagccagGAGGTTAAGGCTTTAGTGAGCTGTGTTGTGCTGAaacctgggcaataaagtgagaccctgtctcaaaaaaaaaaaaaaaaaaaaagattccttgggtttatctttttaaaaaagttatagaaaGCAATTTGGACATTGTAAATCAGGTTTTGAGAAAATGCTGTCTCTCTTCAAAGTTTACCATTaagcgtgtgtgtgtttgtgtgtgtgtttctctcttaGGAGTACTTTTCGTCAGGGTTTGGTGATTGGAAGTAAACCTGTAATTTACCCAGTGCTCCACTGGCTTCTTCAGAGGACTAATGAACTGAAGAAAAGGGCATATTTAGCTCGTTTTTTAATAAAACTTGAGGTACCAAGTGAGTTTCTTCAGGATGAAACTGTGGCTGACACCAATAAACAGGTAAACAATACATAAATGGTACATTGAAACGGTAATGGATTTCAAGCtgtatatattcaaatacatgttactctttttttatttgctgTCTTTGTAGTTCCAAGTGGCACAAGAAGATAAAACTGTATCAGCTAATGTTCAACTATGGCCACATCTCAAGATAATGGCTTTTGCACACAAATACTGTTTTAGTGATAGGAGTatgtgaacagaaaaaaaaaaaagaacctgatactaagattttagaataatttattaCTTAGCAATTGTGGGTAAATAGAATCCTGGGTTAAGTCTGCACGGCACTTTGTTCATCAGTAAGGTGACTACATAGTTTTTTATCCAAATTTGAGAGAAATTGACTATCATAACATTTAAACACCAAGACAAATGGTTTAAATTGACACTATCCCAGGCAAATTGGGACATGTGAGGTCCTGGAAAGAAGCAGGCAAAGAACCTAGGCTTGCAGTCTCAAAGGACTTCACAATCAGACAAAGGGTAGAGATAGATTCCGGAGTTTGAAATCTCAGTGCACCTTTCTCGCCAGGGTTTTGGAGTAACATTGGGCTCTGGCATAAGGTCTTAAAGCTCTTGAGTACTAAGGATTCTGGCTGGTCTGGCCTCTGATCCTGAGATCCCTAAGCACATTGCTGGCCAAAGAGATGTGGAGAGAAAGAAACTAGGCTCAGATTTAAaaggactttgattttttttttttttaagtgcttctGTTTAGTGTTTCACACTTTTATTCCATAGCACTTACATAGACTGATTTGTGCCAAATTGTTGTGAATAGTTTGTCAATCTGTCTTTTCCAATAAATTCTGAGGCCCATAGAGACAGGTGTCATGTCttatccatcttttttttcttccagattttgTATAGTCACTTCTAATGTTAGCTCAATATTTGGATTGAATCGCAGTAACgaactgaatatttttatttttatccatataTTTTGCTATTTGGGGTAGACGTGGCAGTAACTCAAAATAGAGTCAAtattgatctcttttttttttttttttgagaaggagtctcgctctttcacccaggccggagtgtagtggcgcgatctctgctcactgcaggctccaccccccggggttcacaccattctcctgcctcagcctcccgcgtagctgggactacaggcgactgccacctctcccggctaatttttttgtatttttttagtagagacggggtttcaccgtgttagccaggatggtctcgatctcctgaccttgtgatccgtccgcctcggcctcccaaagtgctgggattacaggctgagccactgcgcctggcctgaactcTTAAGACAGtatatttatgcaaataattatgTCAGATGTCACAGTAGATGCCATGGGAGAAGCACAGCAGAATGAGACCACCTGTCCTTACCTTTGAATATTTTACACAATGTGGGAAATAGAGAAGTGTAAATGTGTACTTTCTCCTTCCTAGGCTCCCACCATCAATAAAtctgataaaaattaatttatctaGAGGAAGTtgattaagtcttttttttttttccgagacagagtcttgctctgttgcccaggctggatggagtgcagtggtgcaatctcggctcactgcaacctccgcctcctgggttcaagtgattctcctgcctcagcctcccgagtagctgggattacaggtgcccgccaccacacccagctaatttttatatttttagcagagatggggtttcatgatgttggccaggctggtctcaaactcctgacctcgtgatctgcccacctcgggtcccaaagtactgggattacaggcgtgagccacagtgcccgacCTGATTAAGTCTTTGCTAAATATGCTCAGCTAGTTAATGAAAGAATTAAtggtaataaagacatacttgttCTTGAAGCATATCTGACAGgtatccctctctctctctctctgtgtgtgtgtgtgtgtgtatatatatatatatatatatatatatacacatacatatatacatatacatatctctgcgtatatatatatacacacatatctctgtatatatatatatacatatacatatatatatataaaatgagaaagagatatacacacacacacaatgatttACAATATATAATGATTTACACATTTAGCCAGTCATTTCAGGAAtcctaataaaaatacatgttatcTTTCGGAATGAAGAGtcttataattaataatttatagatttaagaTATGATCaatcaagaaaaatattattctgtcATTCCCCATCAAAATaactttttggccaggcacagtgtctcatgcctttaatcctagcactttgggaggccaagacgggcagattgcttgagctcaggagttcgagaggagttcaccagcctgggcaacatggtgaaacccatctctacaaaaaataaaaaaattagcccgacaTGGTGACGTAAGCTTGTAGTCCCAatttcttgggaagctgaggtgggaggatcacctaagcccagggaggtcgaggctgcaatgagttgtgatcgcaccactgcactccagccagggtgacagagtgagaccctgtctcaaaaacaacaacaaaaaactattttaaaaaatttttatgtagcaggatttttttcattcattcaattactttttttttgtttgagacagagtcttgctttgtcacccaggctggagtgcagtggtgcgatctcggctcactgcaacctccacttcccaggttcaagcaattctcctgcctcagcctcctgagtagctgggattacaggtgtgcgtcactatgcctagctaattttttgtatttttagtagagatggggtttcaccatgttggccaggctggtctcaaaactcaagtgatccatctgcctcagcatcccaaagtgctaggattacaggcgtgagccaccgtacctggcccatTCATCTACTTTATATTAAACACCTCCATGGGTTATGCACTGTGCTAGGCCCTAAGGATACAAGGGTGTACACAATGAATATGATTATTTTCCTCTTGGCTCTCACTATATGATGGAGGGATACAGACAGGAAATTATAATAGTCAGTTATAATTGTACATGATATCTACTCTGATAGGATAGATAAAGGGCCAGAGAAGACTTCTCTGAGAATAGTAGAGTCTATGTGaagacttgaaggatgaataggagttgcTTAAGTTATAGGTGAGGGAGTCATAGATGTATAAGCTGGAtgcaagagcatggaatgttcagGAACTCAGACATCAACATAGCTAGAGTGTAGAGTGTGAAGTAGGAAAGTAACCAGAAATGAAGATAGAGAAGTATTTAGTGTTAAGATGGTAGAGATGTACTTTTTTGTAccctatataaatatataaggatgtgtttttgtgtttttaatgctGTTCTTGCAATGACTTAAGTAATCGCTGTAAGTTAATAGATACCCTGATTAAGAAAACTCtatggctaggcgcggtggctcacgcctgtagtcccagcactttgggaggccaaagcagatggatcatgaggtcaggagttcgagaccagcctctactaaaaatacaaaaattagccgggcatggtggcgcacgcatgtaatcccaggtactcaggaggctgaggcaggagaatcgcttgaacccgggaggcggaagttgtagtgagccaagatcatgccactgcactccaggctgggcgacagagcaagagtctgtctcaaaaaaaaaaaaagaaaaaaaagaaagaaaaagaaaaaaaagaaagaaaactctacTGGATCTAGTTATTAAGTTATAATTTATTAACTTATTCTTCTAGTATGAAGAGTTAATGGAAGCCTTTAAAACTTTGCATAAAGAATATGAGCAGCTCAAGACATCTGGATTTTCTACAGCAGAAATAAGAAaggtaaaggaaagaaaacatagtaACAATTTTTTTGGGATTCAAATAATATTGGatttagcatttttgtttttaattaattcagtATGAGTCTTAAGACTATATGGAGACTAGTGATAGCAAATGGCACATTTTACTTTGTGGGACCTTTGGTAGTTCCTTACTGATGAAATTGATGAGACTGGGGTAAATTCACAATGAGTAGTTACTTATAGTACAGAAGAAGAGTGATATATGTCCATCTACTATTCCTCCATTATGTCCTGTAAGTAAACCAGAATAATGACAAGAACCTAGTGTCTATATTTTAGTTTCATCCATTATTACtaaaactttctctcttttttttttttttttcagacagggtctcactctgtcatccagactggagtacagtggtgtgatcacagctcactgcagcctcgacatcccaggttcaaatgatccacatgcctgagcctcctgagtagctgggactacaggcatgcaccaccatgcccagctaatttttgtatttttttgtagagacgggattttgctatgttgcctgggttggtcttgacctcctgggctctcaaagttctaggattataggcatgagccactgctgcaCCTAGCCTCTATTTCTTGtttaatcatattttctaaattttctacaaagCTTATGTTCAAGAATACTTTAGTAGGCCAGGCATAgtaggtcacgcctgtaatccaaacactttggtggctgagactggaggatcatttgagcccaagagtttgagagcagcctgggcaagatggcaagattCTGtcgccagaaaaaaaaaaaaacaaattagccaggcatggtggtgcacgcctgtagtcccagctactcaggaagctgaggcaggaggatcacttgagcctgggagttcaagtctgcagtgagctgtgatcataccactgcactctagctgggtgacatagtgagaacttgtctcaaaaaaaaaaaaaagaaaaaataattaactcaTAATCTCGTTCTCTAGAGACAACTATGGTTgacattttgataaatatatttaaatctttttcttgtaATCTGCCTCTTTCAAGTAATGTCATATCATGACTTTTTCTCATGTCATTAAACATTCTTCTGcataatttttaatgactttcATTGTATTATGTGGTGATTTATTTAACAATCCTCATACATTTTGGTCATTTCCAAATTGTAGATGTAACTTGCATTAATGAGAATCTTTATAAAGGATGTCTTTTCATGAATGTTTTATTTGGATAAATCATCAGATATAAAATTACTGGGCTAGAAGggatgaacatttattttaagactttttttttgagagggagtcttactctgtcacccagggtggagtgcaatggtgcaatcttggctcactgcaacctccacctcctgggttcaagtgattctcctgcctcagcctcccaagtagctgggattacacttgccaccacacctggctagttttgtatttttggtagagacaaaatttcaacatgttggccaggctgtatTTTAAGACTTTTGATATTGTTCTTCAGTACAGTGCTATCAGTAATGAGTAAGAATGCCCATTTTTCCAAATTCTATCAATACTGACTACCATGTATATTTTACCTTTACTGTTACTGTGATAGTTAAGCTATCAGTTTTTTAGATTTAGGAAggagtttttttatttgtttgtttttataacaaaatactatgaaGCTGGTTAACAGGAAGGAAGTTTATTTTTGAAGTCTTTATTTTCAGAGAGGGAATTGGTTCATTGGAAAAACCAGGCACAAACTTATGTCATGAAAATACCAtagccttaaaaataattttgatagaaAATTGGCAAAACATATGGTTTGGTATTTAACAGAACAGATGGGATGTCAGCAGCTGTTGTTCATGTATTTAGACCTGCACACTTTCCATTatagaaaatttttcaaaaatcatgtGCCCATATTTGGAATCAGAACACAAATGTGCTGGTTGGCAGCTTTACCTTGCTGCATTATAACCGGTTTTTGTTGCATTTCTGGATGAACACCAAGCTGCCAAAAAAATTACCTTGCATAAAAAGCCCTGGGGGAAAAATAGAAATGACCTTCATCCAAAAGAAGATCTTGGTTGTTAATGCTCTGGTTATAAATGATGAAAATGTTAGATGCATAATCAAAATAAAACCTTATCTGTATCTTACAGACTGAGAATACTTTTTCTTATAAGGTCTTCTTTGCCACTTTTTAGGATATCAGTGCAATGGAAGAAGAAAACGATCAGCTCATTAAGAGAGTTGAACATTTGAAGAAAAGGGTAAGGCAGAATTAGTACTGTAAGACTTTGGCCCCAAGTCCCAAGGACTTGCAAAGATTTAGGAATGCAAATAAAGATTCAGCCAAGCATGAGTGTATATCTGAGGATGGACTCAAATAACATTGATGAAAAGGGAATCTCTCTAGGCAGTAGCCCAGCACTTTCAAGGACCTGGAGCCTAGAGCTTTACTGTCATCTCTAGGGAGTACtgtttacccaaaggaaatgatAAGTGGATGTCTGAGTCACATgacatgctaatttttttcttcaaacctGACAGTAACATGTACTACTTATTCCCTTACTGTAGGTGGAGACAGCTCagaatcatcaatggatgctTAAAATAGCAAGGCAACTTCGAGttgaaaaagagacagaagaatATCTTGCACAACAGAAACAGGAACAAAAGAATCAGGTATCCACATAAAAGTTTATATTCTCAGTATGAAGGAAATAGTTCCTTCTCATAATCCAAATGttaagaaaagagttttaaaattgtagacgcggccgggcacggtggctcacgcctgtaatcccagcactttgggaggccaagttgggtggatcacgaggtcaggagatcgagaccatcctggtgaacacggtgaaaccccgtctctactaaaaatacaaaaaaattagccaggcgtggtggcgggcgcctgtagtcccagctactcgggaggctgaggcaggagaatggcatgaacccggggggtggagcttgcaatgagcggagatcgcgccactgcactccagcctgggcgacagagctacactccgtctcaaaaaaataaaaaataaaataaaataaaataaaataaaataaaataaaataaaataaaattgtagacGCTCACGTTCCTTTTGCTAACATAATGGAATACTCTCTTTTaattaagataaatatttcaggccgggtgcagtggctaacacctgtaatcccagcactttgggaggctgaggcgggcggatcatgaggtcaggggttcaagaccagcttggccagcacagtgaaaccctgtctatactaaaaatacaaaaattagctgggcatggtggcacatgcctgtagtcccacctactcgggaggctgaggcaggagaatcacttgaacccaggaggcggaggttgaggtgagccaagatcacaccactgcactccagcttaggcaacagagcgagactttgtctggaaaaaaaaaaaaaaaaaaaaaaagataaatattttgtgGCAACAACAATACCACTTTTTGGGTTTTATACTCTGAATTGTATCTATACACTGTCTTTTGGCCTATGCTTACCTCATGTTGTTCCAACATTACAGAAGAGTCATTGTAATGTTAACAGTAAGATTAACTGCTAATAAAACTTCTAGAATCTCTAAAGGATGCCTTTAGATTCCAGGGCTATGAGACCATTCTTTTTATTCCACTGATCACAGTACCCTCTGCAGTTTACTACAATGGCAAATAAGTCATGAAAAGGCTCAAAATCACCTACACTGCATGTTTTTAAACTTtgccttaaagaaaaaataacttgctcagaaattattacttttacttattaaaaatctattttaaaatctgagtagacttatacattaaaatatacttCACATAAGCTTCATTTACTACTAAATCAGCAGTTTAAATGTTTGATTCTGCTGGCACTTGACTTGGCATTGAAGCAGTTTCACTGCAGCAGTAAGCTGCATCGCCTAAGCCCTGAATGGTTACTTGGCATTGGTTTGTGATTCTGAAACATCACTATGTCAGTGTTAACATCACTTAGCCTTAAGAAAACCATGTATAACAAGAAAAATctggtgtgtgtgtttctttggtAAGTATTTTTCCTTAAACTGCAAATCCggtaaataactaaaaaatttctgaaaacttccttaaaaaatgtttgtgaaaagGAATTGAGAGAACCAGTTACATTTTGGGTTTAATATGGGAATTTTCTGAGTTCTtattatttgttccttttataTCATAAGAATTATATGGAACTTGTATTTTCCATTGCTTGCCTAAGTGAGAGGTAAGCTTCAGTAGACTAAGCAAGTAAtctatttaattgtattttaaagctATTTCATGCAGTGCAAAGATTGCAAAGAGTACAAAACCAGCTGAAAAGCATGTGCCAAGCTGCAGCAGATGCAAAGCCTGAAAGTAAGTGGAAATTATTATATGGTATAGgtgattagaaaatattaatttaaatcaaGATCTTCCTAAAAAATCAATTTGTGAGAATTAGTTATCATCAAGTGATGTCTCAGCATTTTGGAACATCATTTCCTAGCTGGAGAAGGAGAGCCCTGATGAAGACATCCCTGGGTTTTCAccagatggttttaaaaattcctaaccagatggccaggtgcagtggctcatgcctataatcccagcactttgggagcccaaggtggcgagaggtcaggagttcaagaacagcctagccaacatggcaaaacaccatctctactaaacatacaaaaattagcagagcatggtggtgggcgcctgtaatcccagctac
This window encodes:
- the IFT81 gene encoding intraflagellar transport protein 81 homolog isoform X3 — translated: MSDQIKFIVDSLNKEPFKKNYNLITFDSLEPVQLLQVLSDVLAEIDPKQLVDIREEMPEQTAKRMLSLLGILKYKPSGNATDMSTFRQGLVIGSKPVIYPVLHWLLQRTNELKKRAYLARFLIKLEVPSEFLQDETVADTNKQYEELMEAFKTLHKEYEQLKTSGFSTAEIRKDISAMEEENDQLIKRVEHLKKRVETAQNHQWMLKIARQLRVEKETEEYLAQQKQEQKNQLFHAVQRLQRVQNQLKSMCQAAADAKPESLMKRLEEEIKFNLYMVTEKFPKELENKKKELHFLQKVVSEPAMGHSDLLELESKINEINTEINQLVEKKMMRNEPIEGKLLLYRQQASIISRKKEAKAEELQEAKEKLASLEREASVKRNQTREFDGTEVLKGDERQDLTLSPRLECSGMIMAHCSLKLLGLSDPPTSAS